The Papaver somniferum cultivar HN1 chromosome 6, ASM357369v1, whole genome shotgun sequence genome segment CCGCccagcgctgaacggttcagcgttttaaatctcagccgtcagatcaaaaaTAAATCTTCCAGCGCTGAACCATTCCACGAAAAGGTAATTTTCCCAGCGTTGAATGATTCAGCGTAACTATCTAGATGCTAGTTCACCTGCTAGCAActgataggagagagaactaATGTTAACAAATTgacaacactttttttttgaattgcaacacatttctgctaatctagcagctcaatctaacCCATAAGACTTAGCCTCTATAATTTGATAACTTAGTATTTATTCATTCAAACAAAACCCCATGCTTGGGGAAGAAAAGGCACACCACACCGAAAGTTGAAAAACCAGATAAGACCAACAGCCAAATAAAGAGCAGAAAtcctaataaaataaaacttgCTAACTCAGACCATTCTAAATAGCAAACATAGTAGCCCATACCATCAAAAACAGAAACATCGgggattttcttttttcctttctttgttttgtttactGGCCAGCATTGAATGCTTCGACGGGGAATGTCTTGGTGACACCAGCAAGACTCTTGAAATGAATTTTCCCGGTAGGTGGATCATCCACGGTGATTTCATTAACAGGTGGCGATAACATAAACTCCTTTACTTTTACGCCTTTAAGTTTCTTGATCCTTTTCTTATCAACAATACCATGAATATCAACATCATAACTCACAAGCTTACTAATCATCTTAAAATTATGCTCAACTTTTTTCTCTTGTTTAATCCACATATAACCAGTAGTTTTAGCAAAACCAACTTCAATTACATTCTCAAGTGGAAGTAAACCAAGAGGAAGTCCATATTCTTCGAGTATGGATGTTGCCATTTTTAATCCTTCTTCATGACCTGTCTTCACTATTCCTCCTTCCTTCTCAGCCATTAATCACTCTTCTTGATTCTTCTTAActtactaaaataaaaaaaaataatgttgaGTTGTTAAGATTTTTAAGGAAAAGGGATATGAGTTTATGTCATTTATATAGATGCAATGTTTTGGTGTAGGTTAAATATGTATGACAAATTTAATAGCCAAAGCCAAGATTATATTCATTGGATTTACCGCTTATTTGGGGTTCTTTCTTATGTCCATACTTGTAAGCCTGCAATTTTCGGACACCTCCTTGAATAGTAAATACTTGCCACTTGGTCTCTGGTTTGTACTGGGTTTCATTTCAAGTTGTCTAAAGTCAATGCAAGCCCTAAATTAACCTGTCGTCGTCGTTAGGGGCgaccctgaaagaattaggggcgatttttttattcccaacccatagaCACGGTTATGGGATGTCTTAATTTTTGGAGATTACCTAAGTGCCCTTACACAATCAGTAGTTAGTATAGtggtattatctaccgattgttaaagtataACTCGATATGGAACTTGTGGCCGTTAGCAATCGGTAGATAGGTGAAGTTCATAAATAACTTCATAAACTACCGACTACGCTGGCCCAATCTCGAAAATTTTGCCAACTTATTAATTGGACTTTTGGTGAAGTTCGTATACTACCGATTAttgtagttcccaaattcgaaaaaaataGTGATTttggcaaaaacaaaatttggggcaacttcatAATCGGAGGTTGCGTTAACTTATTAACCTAACGATTATTGTAATTCTCAAATCCGAAAAATTAGAGATTgcggcaaaaacaaaatttgggccAACTTTATAATCGGAAGTTAGATTTACTTATTAACCTGCCGATTATTATAGTTCCCAAATTTTGAAAAATTAGAGATTtcggcaaaaacaaaatttggggaaACTTTATAATCAGAAGTTAGGTTAACttattaacctaccgattatgtAATCGGTCATCTACAAAATAGAGCCGTTGGTACTCTAAACTATATAAGGATGGTATCCTTTTATCCTCTATGCAACACAAACACATTTAAACTCTCTCTAACATCAAAGAAATCATCTTCAACATAATGACCCAACCATTCATTAATCTTAAAGAGTTCACgattgaagaagatttatctcgaTGTAGGCGCTATGTTCAATTCTATCCGAAGCGAGGTGAAGAACGTAGGCAACGAGGTGTAAttagtatgagttatttgggtaGAATTCGCGAAATTTTTTGTGTCGACACCGGTAACCCAAATAACTGTCATGTAGGTGATCTTTTCTGCCAGGTTGGTTCCATAAACAGACATGTTGAAGAATTCGTCCATTTGACTTATCTTGTGAATCAATATCGATTAAGAGGTGAAACCAATGATGAGGTTATAGCGCGATCTCTCGGAGAATGGCGGAGATCGAAAGGATCAAACTACCGTTACGAAGCTCATTTCAGAATCCTAAAAGCGATGGACAGATTTAATCCATTTAGGACTCGTCCAAGACGCTAATCACAGATTATGATATATCTACCGACTATGAAGCTTTTATTGTTATTATCTAAAGAATTATATCCGTTAAGCTCTCTTTGTATGGGGGAGACCCTTGTGATATtcaaaaatttcataacaatcagaCGTCTGTTTTATTATCTATTACCCGATTACACATAATCGGACGCATAATTTAGTAATTAACTTCCGATGTTATCTTCGTATTTCCGTTACATAAAATTGAAATGACATTGACATTGCAAATCGGCCGCAACGTCTATTTTTTCAAAATAAACTAGTCGTGCCTCGAATAACACACCCAATCGGTAAATAATACatattattatctaccgattattgatGTTCAATGAAACTCTAATATTTCAAAAACGAACGTAATCAGACGTTTAATAAAATTACTGACTACCGGTTGCGAAATCGGAAGGTAATTTGGTAACTTAGTCGTCCGATTATCGATTATCCATGTTAACATTATGTACATAATATCTGTACGCTCCTTCTACAGTATGCAATAACGACTATATTTTCAAACAAAAGACACGTTGGGACtctcatctatataaggagggtaacctcTTCTAGTTATGCACCAAACTACACACACATAACGCCGTGTATTATACAAATAGATTTTACATCGTCTAATCTTTCTAATTCATTCTATATCTCAACTTACAACCATGGAAACGTTTCAGCTGAAGATTTGGTCATTGTCAAAACATGGTATCACGAAACAAGACGTGAAGATGTCATAGCCGGAAGGATTGCACGCGAAATCTTTTAGGGGAGGGTGTATAGACAATTTGTGCGAGAGTATGGAAATCCAAAGCAAATATCCCTCGAACAAGTTCACAATCGGTTCCAACTTATCCAAAAAGGAGTAAATGATTACATAACGATACGAAAGAGGATCTTTAACACTAGCCACTTAAGCTTGTCGatccaacaatttgtaagtatttgcaTACTTCTTTTACATAACACCGGGTGGCTAAACTATACGAACTTAGTATTCTTTTGTATTGGTTGTTTTATGTAGGAGACACTCGCAAAAAGGCACTACTTAGAGGAAAAAGGAGAAGAATTCATATATGATGGAAGTTTTGAATTCCTGAAGTCCGTGGTCACAGTTTAGGGAAAAATTGTTATAATCAGAAGTTATTATGTAGTGTATTCTACCGATTCTGGGAGAATTTTCCAATTTTAATCTCAGAGTTTGGTTACAATCGGAAGTTATTATGTAATGTATTCTACCGATTCTAGGAAAATTTTCCAATTTTAATCTCAGAGTTTggttataatcggaagttagtATGTAAAGtaatctaccgattctgggaaaaTTTTCCAATTTCTTTGTCAGAGTTTggttataatcggaagttagtATGTATTGTAATCTACCGATTTTGGAATATCTCAAAAAAGTGGAATTTCTTTACAAAAGCCGATACAATCGGTTGATATATTATATGATATAACTACCGATTTTATCATATATCTTCACattttcttaccaaaaacatgtACAAAAAGGGGCAATTCAAAATACATCTTCCAAACATAACGATCattcatcgtcatcatccgaggggaccAATTCGAGTACGCCTTCCGGATAGTTGTTTATGACGCGATCCCAATCCAACATGTTGGTCTCATATTGTTTCAACCAATCCTTACAATGATTTGTTAGGAAGTAATCCATACAACCACTCAACGGAGGTAAAGGACAATctctctttactcttaaaccgataaaatgcacaTTAATTAGTCTAAGTTTCCTATTCTACCGATTAATGATATATTATTTCATAGTAATTGGTAATCAGATACATAACcacattatctaccgattctgggtatttcatggcattcaatgcattcaaaaatcaatttttctcgTTTAAAAACTCATACAAACGCATACAAAGTGGGTTATGAGTTtattaacacaatacctgtgtgttagatgcatcgttagcttcgatCTCGGGTGATTCTacgttttcttccatgaaagcgtcgtctagggtttcctctccacaaaagtttggatcattcaacatataccccaaatcgtcttctgtAAACGGTAGTGAAGCTTCAACATtatgttcttcaccttcttcttcatacccaTCCATGTTTCTTGTTGATTTAAGTGGTAAACTCccagtttttcttcttcctcttcttcttcttctctctccctCCCACCAAAAACTAAAACCAAATAATGGGAAAAAGTTTCCTAAAACcaactatatacacattaacCACCGATTGTAAAGTTAACTACCGATTGTATACAACGACACTACCGATTACTAAAATATATACCGATTGTTTACGCCGACACTACCGATTCTGTTAATATCTACAGATTATAAGTTCGTAGAAAAAAGAATGAGGCATACCaaattaaactaccgattgtagctTTATCTACTGATTATGGTGGGTATATTTGCCATTTCAAAAAATCGGAGATAAGGGATGGCTTccatttaggtttgggtgaccctattttgtcttattagtcgcccctaattctttcagggtcGCCCCTAATGACGCCAAGTAAATTAAGGCTTAGTTCATATCAAACATATTTTTTGGCCGTTTCTTTCAGTCACTGGAATCCTTTTATAACCATGGAAGGCTAAAAAGACGTAATGCCTAAACGAAATGAAAGGAAAATTATGTTAGTACCGTTAATAATTTCAGGGTAAGTTACAACCTTATGGGCTTACAGAATCTCAATGGGACTACAGATTAAAGGCTCGACAAGATTATTGTAACCTAATTATCCTTGAAGCAGAAAAATGAAGAAGCAGAGCTAAGGTCCAAAATAAAAGGTATGAACAGGAATACTGAATTATTTCATAGTATTGCTTATGATAGGAAGAGAAGAAACCATATTTCTAAGATTAATGTTAATGGCCGAATGACAATGGATCAAGGTGAGATTAAAGCAGGCATTGTTGATTACTTGAAAAACATTTTTCAGGATCAGTCTTATTCTAAACCTCTTATGGATGACCTTTTTTTCAAATCTATTCCATCTGACTTGTGTGTTTGGCTTAAAAGAGAAATCGATGAAGATGAAATTTTATATGCCATTAAATGTCTAAGTAACGGATACCCCATTGAGTTTTATCAGAAGACTTGGAGTATCATAAGAAATGATGTTCTTAATGTGCTCAAAGATCAAAGAATTGCAGGAGAAAGGATTTTTATATTGGAGGcttaaaaatattttcattgcTGTTATTCCAAAgaagaacacaattaaagaaATCAAAGATTTGAGACCAATAAGTCTGAtaaatggtgtttacaaaattCTGTCTAAAGTTTTGGCGGGGAGGTTCAAGATTTCTTTGCCTCATGTTATTTCTCTGCAGTAGTCATCATTCATAAATCAAAGACAGATTCTTGATGGGTTCTCATATCTAATGAGTTGATCGATTTAAGACTCAAAAGCGGTATACCTGGTATTCTTTGTAAAATTGATTTCGAAAAGGCTTTTGACCATGTTAATTGGATTTTTCTTGATAAGGCTTTGCAGAAAATGGGTTATGGTATAAAGTGGAGAAGATGGATGCAATATTGCGTAGAGCATGTTTGATTTTCATTGCTCGTCAATGGTTCTTCCGAAGGGTACTTCAAGAGCAAAAAAGGCATCCGACAAGGAGACCCATTGTATCCTTTCTTgttcttaattgtgggtgaagcTCTATCTGTGTTGATGCAAAAATCTCAGGATGCCGAATATATCTATAGTTTTCAAGTCTCTAATTCAGGTACTAAGGTTAGTCATCTGCAATTTGCTGATGACACTTTAATTTTTCTGGATGCAAGTGTTGATCAAATTAAATTTCTCAgaattcttattttttgttttgagttACTCACTGGTTTAAGGATTAATTTTGCCAAGAGTCATATGTACGCAGTATTGTATGAGGGTGACATGAATGAGTTTACTTCTTTATTGGGTTGTTACAATTCAGTTCTTCCTACAACTTATTTGGGACTTCCTTTGGATGAAAAGTACAAAGGTATTCGTAAATGGGACAAAATTATAGATATATTTAATGCTAAATTGGCACGATGGATAAAACCATTGTTAAATAGCGCTGGAAAAGTGGTCTTACCCATTTATTTCATGTCTTTATTTGATTTTCCCAAGTCTGTGAAGCTCAAGTTAGAGAGATTGATGAGGAATTTTTTATGGAATGACAATAAAGGAAACAGATAGATGCACTTAGTTAAATGGGATTTGGTTCGTAGAGGCAAAAGAAATGGAGGTTTGGGTATTAAAAATCTGAAAGATATGAATAATGCTTTGTTATCCAAGTGGTTATGGAGGTTTTCACATGAGTCTGATGTACTGTGGAGACgcataataaaagaaaaatatggtgTTTGTGAGGTGGAGTGGTATATAAACAACCAAAATAAGCTTGTGGGTTTTCACTTTGGAAAGGTATTATGCACATAAAggatttttttcttcagaattttCAATTCAAGGTTTATAATGGTGAAAGAACAAGGTTTTGGGAAGATAGATGGATTTTGGGAGATGCTCTATGTAACATTTTCCCATACTTGTATGCATCTTCAAGGTCCAAGTCTTGTACAATGGCTTCCATATGTTCTGTTCCTCTTTCTCAACTTTTTCAAAATCTTCAATTACCTAGAAGATTGTCGATTCAAGCTACTAGTGAATTTgaaatcatacagaaaagtctagcGAACTTCACTCTTAACCTTGTATGCGAGGATATGTTTCACTGGGTTTTAAACAACAAGAGAACCTTCTGAGTAAATTCAGGCTACAACAAACTTGTCACTTTTTCTGAACTACCAGGTGAGGATATATTCAGATTTATTTGGCAGCAACAATATCCTCCgaagatagttttttttttggtgcaTTAGTCATTTCAGGCTTCCTACTAGGGACTCACTAATCCGAAAAGGTATTACAACTTCTCCTTCGTGTCTGTTTCGCAATAATGATGAAACAACTTCACATATTTTCCTGCAATGTGATTTTGCTGCAAAAATTTGGCATCATTTTATGGATAAATTTCAACTCCAGTTTACTGTACATGCATTTGTACCTGCTGCTCTTTTGGCTTggaaattgaactttgatactgttcAGAAGAGGAACATATGGAATTTATTAGCTGTTGCGATTCTCTGGTATACCTGGAATGAGAGAAATGCTCGGGTGTTTTCCAATAACGCTCAAACTGCTAAGCACGTTATACATATGGTGAAGTATAACTTATTTCCATGGGCCTTTTCTATCAAGGAATTCAAAGACGTTTCTTATGAGGAAGTAATACAGAATTGGGTTAGTATATATTTTGATCCACCTTAGTGGTTGTaagttttttggggtttttgatttttttttgatcttgTGTTGTTCTTCAAGAccatttatttcttttctttcttttccttttcccccTCTTTGGGTGGTTCAAATCTTTTGTACCCCTCTTTGTGATCAATGAAATCTTTTTTtatcgataaaaaaaaaacaaaaaaacaagtgtACTGACTAACAAACGTCAAATATTTTTCACCTAAAAAGAAAACGTGTTAGAAATTTAGGGTATGGCTTGAAGTCGCGTAATCGCTTTCCTTAAAATGTTATTTGCTCCCACTCACTAAGAGTTTGTTGTGGGATCGAGTACAAGCCGTTTCCCAAGATACAATCAATCCTTAACGTGACCGGCGATCAACAACAATCGACAAATCACCCTTGAAACCTAATTGATACCTTTAATGAGTTTGATTTTCGCTTAGCACTATTATGGCCTTGTGGGTTTCATGAGCAATCGCGTTTATTAAAAGCTTGTTCACAAAGAACTGGACTTCATTAAGACTACTAAATCAACCTCTATTCATAACAGAACATATCATCACTCATTTTCACAATTGGGATTCAAAATTTAAGTGTTGAAACTAATCACTTATCGGTAACTTGTTTTTGCCATTAAACCGACGAGATAGTCATTTCCTAGTGGTTGGTCGGGTTACCATTACCGGTGATTCAATGTCATGGAGGTTTAAATCCCATATTCATTAAGTACAGTGAATTCAATATGAATTCTTTCAAGTACAAATCTCTACAAAAAGGGCTTGCCAAACTAAAGTTCAACCGTTCAAAAAGGTTTTTGGAAAACTAAATATATGTCCTTACGAAAAGGTATTTCACCAAACTAGATTAACCTCATCTATTAGACTCAAAGTCTAATAATACCCACATCACAATACTATGATCTCTTTCATAGTTTGAATGATTCCAGATTCAAGGGTAGTCATGGATTCAAGAAATCCACCAACCTCATTTTGATGAATTTATTATTATAACACTCTTGTTATATGACAACCACCCCCATAATTTTGTGGTGCACTAATTGAAAAagatggggtctaacaaccacacccaatatttcgattaccaatctatatggactaactccaatatactttctagagaatcaactagacagtcagactcaatctagaaaaaagtatatcgaggagttaatatctctctcatttgatttgatctttactcaagcaaataagaatttgcgagtctttatcaaatacaatgataatatacttggatggtaccaaagaccaatatccaaggatcaatcaatttccaatcaacaaccaacggttggatttcataattgatcgatataacgtacaacctgtgatatttcaattatataacaaaatataatgcagaatagaaataacacagacaccagaaattttgttaacaaggaaaccgcaaatgcagaaaacccccgggacctagtccagattgaacaccacactgtattaagccgctacagacactatccttatacaaactaacttcggtctggactgtagttggaccctaatcaatatcacactgattcaaggtacagttgcgctccttacatctctgatcccagcaggatactacgcacttgattcccttagctgatttcacccacaaccaagagttgctacgacccaaagtcgaagactttaataaacaaatctgtatcacacagaaaagtctacgataatagataaatctgtctcccacagataaacctacaaatttgttccatcttttgataaaaatcaaggtaaacaagaaccaattgataaaccgtatttatattcccgaagaacagcctagtattatcaatcacctcacaataatctaaatcgtatggtagcgaaactagatattgcggaatcacaaatgatgagacgaagatgtttgtgatttctttttatcttgccctatcggagatataatctcaagtcgattattcaattgaactcgtatgatagaaaatggcaagatcagatcgctcaactacaagggaagtagtttcatctggcttcacaatcccaatgaagtctttcagtcgttaaccgacagggtctcgagaagaaacccacggttaaaggagaatcaactctagcaaaaccaactagtatcacacacgaggtatgaggattagtttttccagttactagacgtctcccttatatagttttcaaatcagggtttgcaatctaagttaccttggtaacaaagaattcaatattcatcgttagatgaaaaaaatgacttatccaagctaagtCAGGGTTCATGAACTtccaatttgagaaatataaccagcttaggtacgcatacgggtacgtgtaccatatctATCGGACTTgattttgga includes the following:
- the LOC113291729 gene encoding uncharacterized protein LOC113291729, translating into MAEKEGGIVKTGHEEGLKMATSILEEYGLPLGLLPLENVIEVGFAKTTGYMWIKQEKKVEHNFKMISKLVSYDVDIHGIVDKKRIKKLKGVKVKEFMLSPPVNEITVDDPPTGKIHFKSLAGVTKTFPVEAFNAGQ